Within Myotis daubentonii chromosome 13, mMyoDau2.1, whole genome shotgun sequence, the genomic segment GCTTCGGTGAACCGCccggggccggcggggcggggcggggcctggcagaCCCCCGGTCAGTTGGGCGGGCCTCCAGAAATGCTCTCCTCCCTGTCCCTCGCCCCAAGTGCCACGGTGGCGGCGCCGGTGGCGGCTAGAGACCGTATGCTCCGGCCCTGCTAGCTTCGTCTCCGTAACCTGTAATCCCGACCGGGGAGGCGCCCCGCCCACCTCTTCCTGCGGCCGCTAGTCGGCTGGAACCTCTAATCACCATGCTCATCCGCGATCAAAACACCTGCCGGAtgtagggagggaggaggaggccagaTGTGGGGAGGCTGATGTAAGCGCCCCGTCTCTGGTCGGCGCCTGGGTGAGGAAGCTGGACGGACAAGCCTTCAATCACCCCGGGAGGCCGGTGTTGGGCTGCGGGGAGACGACGTTGCGAGGCCCCGCTCTATACAGGAGCCCCGACAGGCACCAGAACCTCTGCCCCAAGGACTGTAAAGTCAGATGGGACAGGGcctggccggccagccaactCTGCGAGCTTCGCAGCCACCCCTataccgccccccaccccaccccaccccacccccggtcTCTGGCCGTCGCCCAGCTTTGGTGTCTGGTTACGGCTCCTCTGTTTTCACTGTGACTTTGGTCCAGGCCGAGGGAAGTGGCCCAGGAGGATCCCGTGCAGCCGCATAAACTTGGCCGCTTCAGAAGTAGGGGGTAGCTTgcgggtggggaggtggggtgcgACGTCTAGGGGCGGGGAGAGAGGCGGAGGAGCTGCTCTCCGAGTCCAAGTCCGTGGGCTCTCAGCGATCCTTAAGCCGGAGCAGAGTCTCCACCGCTTTATTTCCACTGTCTGCTCCTTTGGAAGCACTGGCTGCGCCGAAGGACTTAGTCCCGGACAGTAGGTGAGCGCTCTGGGCCCCAGGAaacgccccaccccctcccctccccttatTAATAACTCATTTCATGTTGGGGCCATCCATTCCCATCCAGTTCTAGGGCAGGAAGCTTCAGAGTTGGATGGTGTGTATTGGTAGTGCTGGTGTGTGTgggttgtgtgtgggggggtgtgtacATGCGTGCACGTGCACGCCTGAGCTTTATCGCCCATCCTCTCACCTCTCCCtaatcccccgccccccaagaacAGCCCAATCATTTACCACCCACTGTAACTGGATGACCCTTGTGCCCCGGCGTTGAGGGTCTACTTGACTCCAGGGTAGCAGTGGAGGGGGCAGTGCTAGAGTCAAACTTTGGTGCGAGGAACAGTGAGGTTGCGTCTGACCTCCTGACCTGGCTTCCCTCCCTGGCAGGGTGCACGAGCCCGCTGATGCCCCAAGTGCTCGCAGGGCTTCCAGCTAACCATGCCACAGCCGCTCGCCGCTGCCTTGGCGCTGCCCCTGCTACTGCTGGTGGCGCGGACGCCGCTCCCGACTGGTGCGAGGCCGTCGCCAGGCCCGGATTACTTGCGCCGCGGCTGGCTGCGGCTGCTGGCGGAGGGCGAGGGCTGCGCTCCCTGCCGGTCCGAGGAGTGTGCCGCGCCGCGGGGCTGTCTGGCCGGCCGGGTGCTCGACGCCTGCGGCTGCTGCTGGGAATGCGCCAACCTCGAGGGCCAGCTCTGCGACCTGGACCCCAGCGCCCACTTCTACGGGCGCTGCGGCGAGCAGCTCGAGTGCCGGCTGGACACAGGCGGTGACCTGAGCCGCGGGGAGGTGCCGGAGCCGCTGTGCGTCTGCCGCTCCCAGCACCCGCTCTGCGGCTCCGATGGCCGCACCTACTCGCAGATCTGCCGTCTGCAGGAGGCGGCCCTCGCTCGGCCCGACGCCAACCTCACTGTGGTGCATCCCGGGCCCTGCGAATCGGGTAGGGTCTCCTACTCCCTGGGGGCGGTTCTCCCTGACCCCGACGGCATTTGTTCTTGGCCTGCGGGTCCGCTGAGGACGACACGCCTGAAGGTTCCAGACCCACCTGCAGGGACCAAGCCTGAGGGAGCAGACACATAGCCAATTGTTGGCCTCAAAGCTGAGAAAGTGAAGCGACTCCCAGACTTCCCCCTAGACCGCTGGAGCCGGGCAGGGAGACAGGTTCCTGTGATGAAATCAGGTTTCATTTGCGCTAGCATAGCAagctccccgcctccccatcccagccccctcTGTGCTGAGGGATTAGTGGAGGAGGGGGCACTTctaaccctccccccaccctaggGAGCTCAGGGCCGTTCAAGTCTCAAGTTTTATTTGGCGGCTTTAGTAACTTGCACTTCCGGAGCCCCTTTGATGGGTCTGACTGGCTGAGGCTGCCAGGGAAACAAACACCCTGTGGGGGTCCCAACACTTTCTCCAGCTCCAGGCTTTCTGCCTGCCGCCTGGATGGTTTCAGGTTCTCTGCTTAGCCGTCAGGACGCCTCTGCCACCCCCCCAGGGTGAGGCGGGGGAAGGGTAGCTTTTGGGGCCTTTGGCAACCAGACCTGGATAGaaagaggggggtggggtggaagagGGAAGTGTTGGTTACAAACACTGGGATGGGGGCCTAGAGGGTGGAATGAGGACAGGGGAGCAATCAGGGACAGAGTGTGGCTGCCAagctgaggtgtgtgtgtgtgtgtgtgtgtgtgcgtgcttgTTTGGGCATCTTGTTTGCAGGTACATCTCCATCTCTGTGTTTGCACTCTTTGTGGACCTGCATCCACATTAGTGTGTGTGTCATGTTGTGTTCATGGAGGTGTATTTACCTCTGCACACATTGTGTCCCCCACGAACATGTTCACCATGGTTTGTATGTATGGGATCCTTGCTGGGCTGGGTGCGCCACCCTGTTCTCAGgcctcccacctccatccccagaGCCCCAGATCGTGTTGCACCCCTACGACATTTGGAATGTGACGGGGAAGGACGTGATCTTTGGCTGTGAGGTGTTTGCCTACCCCATGGCCTCCATCGAGTGGAGGAAGGACGGCTTGGACATTCAGCTGCCAGGAGATGACCCCCACATCTCTGTGCAGGTAGGGCTAGGGAGCAGAGCTTCCCCAGGGGCAGCCTAGAAGGACCCTGCTGACTCCTCCTCTGGTTACAGTTTAGGGGTGGACCCCAGAGGTTTGAGGTGACAAGCTGGCTGCAGATTCAGGCTGTTCGTCCCAGTGATGAGGGCACCTACCGCTGCCTGGCCCGCAATGCCCTGGGCCAGGTGGAGGCCCCAGCTAGCCTGACTGTACTCACACCTGGTAAGGGGGAGGAGCCCTGGattctggaggcaggagaggatggtGGTGGATTCGGGCCCTCGAGTGTGTatccatgtgtgtatgtgcatgtgagtACACATGTAAGCATGGCTTTCTCACAGACTGGGATCTGTGGACACTGACAGCCCCTCTTTCCTGTTCTCTCTCCTTTGTCCACATGTGTTTGCAGACCAGCTGAACTCCACAGGCCTCCCCCAGCTACCATCCCAGCACCTGGTTCCCGAGGAAGAGGCTGAGAGTGAAGAGGGCGAGGATTACTACTAGGTCCGAAGCCCTGGCCCTTGGGGGTGGGTGCGTGGGGATCGTGTTCATCCCTGCTCTTGGAAAGATCTGGAAAGGGGGAGCAGGGCCCCTTCACATTGTTGCTTTAATGCCTTTACTGGGGGAGACATGATAGTGGTGGAGAGTAGACCAAAACTGGAGAAGGGtaaggagagaggcagagactaGGGAATAGGGGTGATGGGATGCAAAGAAGCCCATGCAGGAGATACATGGGCCAACTAGGGAGAAGGCAACAGCTGCCGTCTAGGCGGGTGGAGGGtggcgtggggtggggggagaggagcagTCACAAAAAGGTGTAGACAACAGGTTCCTCCCTTGCTCTCCAGCAGCCCTTCCTTCAGCCCTCTCAGCCAGTCTTCCTAACTGCCCTTCCGCACAGCCCCTCCTGTTATTTTCCTAGTCCCTCATCTCTGCCTTCCTCAGGTTGCTCTTTCTCAGAACTGACCTAGAAATTTCCCCCTCTCCTAAGTCCCATTGCACTCACTCACTGCGGTCCTTTCTGCTCACCACCTGCTGTCCAGGAGAGCACAGTGGAGCATGGCTTAGTTTAGCGCAGAAAGAGGGGCACTGGGTCATGTCTGATTTCTCCTGTCATTCTGAAAACTCCGTATCTTACACCATTTATATTGGACAATGCCTAGCACAGGACTAGGCACAGTAAGCATACAATAAAGACTTATGAACAAGCTGAGGCACACAGATGGTTTATGCAGATGTGCACACGAAGACTGAATTTCCTGGTAGTAAGACCCTGGCTTCCCGAAGCTGTGGGTCCTGCTCTCTAAGCACATGTCTGCCAGATGTACAGGGAGGATGCTGGAGCTGGGGCCTACCCTGGCCTCTAGGAGGCGGAGGCTGGAGCCatctgggtggaggagggcattCCCCAGGCTGAACTCCGTTGGGGCTGGACTAGAGAGAGACTGCCTGCCCCTCTGTCTGTCTCACTCTGTTCTCCCCAGGCAGAATGGGAAGCAGGTCTATGTGAGTAGTACCCAATATGAAAGcaagaactgggtggaggagaagtTTGGCTAAATGCAGGGGCCACTCCCTGGGGTTCCCCTAGGAACCCACCCTTTCCTCACTGAACACAAAGTCTTGGTAAGCTGACTTCCTCATCGGCCCCAAATCTGACCTTTCTGGCCCAGGGTCCCCCTTGAAAGCAGACTTTCTCACTCCCCAAGTCTCTCTCTACACTCCCCTTACCTGGGCGAGGGACGCTGGCGAGGCGGTGTTTATGGACTAAGTGAAGAAGATGAAAGCTTAAGTTCCGGAGCCACATAGGATGGCGACGGCCTCCTGCGCGCCTGGGCTACGCCCGGAGTTTGGCGCCACCGCGGGAGAGATCACAGTTAGTTCGGTGTCTGAGCTTGTCCTCTGGGGCCCCACGCAGGAGCCCGGCCGCTCGAGAGGGGCGTGGCCCGGAACCCCAACCCCAGGGCTTGGCCGCCCCTCAGAACAGCAAGGCTCCTCCCTAAGTTAAACCGCGGGACAGCTCTCGTGGCCTGGCCTGGCGGGGAGCCCCGCGGCTCCAGAGCTGCGCTCAGCAACATACTTGGGGCGAATCCGAGGCGACCGCGGAAGCAGGAGCAGGGGTGTGAGCCGtgtggtggggagaagggggtctgCTGGGCGCCGAAAGAGGGGCCGCTGCCTGGGAATTCCCCCCTGGCTTGTGCTTCGTGGTGGGGACTCCGACCAGGCCGGACTCGAAGGCGCCCCCTGGAGGGCTCGTCGCGCCCACCTGCAGAGCAGaggcttcccccgccccccccccccgcgaccCTAGAGGGTCACACGAACCCCCACGAGAGGGTGCGTGTCCCCCTCGATTGCTCTTGCAGCAAGTTTGGGGGCAGCCCCCTTACAGCCCCAGTTTCTCCCTCCGCGACCGAGCTGGCTGAGGCCCCACAGCCTGGAATATGGAATAGGAGGAACCCCTGCCGCGCCCTCTTCAtccccccccctctcctccccccgcctCTGCTCAGCGGCCCGGGCTTTAATAACGTCGCTGGAAAGTGACACGCGATTTATTATTAAAGTAATGCGGGGACGGGAAAGGTTTAATAAACGCGCTGCGATGCCGAGGATTATTCACCGCAAATAAATGAGAGCGCGGGCGGcgttttaataaataatttcccGCCGCTCCCGGGGGACGAGCggagagcaggagggggagcTGAGCTGCTGCCAGAACTCCCGGCGCCTCCCCACGGGTTTCCGAGCCTCCCCGCCTGTGTCGTGCTGGGTTGCTCACACCGACGAGTGAGGCTCAGGAAAGCTGGCTCCGAGAGGTCCGGGCGGAGGCGGGAGAGCCTGTGCCccacccttctcctcccacctccgGGGTTTTAAGTAGTTTTGCATAAGATGAGCGAATGCGCTGCCTTCAGGCTCCGAACCAGAGATCGGGAGTCA encodes:
- the KAZALD1 gene encoding kazal-type serine protease inhibitor domain-containing protein 1, whose translation is MPQPLAAALALPLLLLVARTPLPTGARPSPGPDYLRRGWLRLLAEGEGCAPCRSEECAAPRGCLAGRVLDACGCCWECANLEGQLCDLDPSAHFYGRCGEQLECRLDTGGDLSRGEVPEPLCVCRSQHPLCGSDGRTYSQICRLQEAALARPDANLTVVHPGPCESEPQIVLHPYDIWNVTGKDVIFGCEVFAYPMASIEWRKDGLDIQLPGDDPHISVQFRGGPQRFEVTSWLQIQAVRPSDEGTYRCLARNALGQVEAPASLTVLTPDQLNSTGLPQLPSQHLVPEEEAESEEGEDYY